One window of Neochlamydia sp. AcF84 genomic DNA carries:
- the rpsI gene encoding 30S ribosomal protein S9: MEEFVATGRRKAAVSSVRIRPGSGNIDINGRTFEEYFPLEIQRRTILAPFEKLNGNGRHDMIIRVKGGGVEGQVIASRLGVARALLLIEEGLHQEFKSQGFLTRDARKKERKKYGHAKARKRFQFSKR; this comes from the coding sequence ATGGAAGAATTTGTAGCAACCGGTCGTCGTAAAGCAGCCGTATCTTCAGTCAGGATTAGGCCAGGTTCCGGCAATATCGACATTAATGGCCGTACTTTTGAGGAATATTTTCCTTTAGAAATCCAACGACGTACGATTTTGGCGCCCTTTGAAAAGCTAAATGGTAATGGTCGCCATGATATGATTATCCGTGTAAAAGGCGGGGGGGTGGAAGGTCAAGTAATTGCTTCTCGTCTAGGCGTTGCTCGTGCTCTATTGCTCATTGAAGAAGGCCTCCACCAAGAGTTTAAATCGCAAGGATTCTTAACACGGGATGCGCGTAAGAAAGAACGTAAAAAATATGGCCATGCAAAAGCCCGTAAGAGATTCCAATTCTCTAAACGTTAA
- the rplM gene encoding 50S ribosomal protein L13 → MTQYTNKTIMHRKEDSRPTWFILDATGKTLGRFAAEIAKILRGKHKPSFTTYSDAGDGVIVLNADKIRVTGNKEAQKEYISYTGYMSGLRRTPYRVMKARKPEYIIEHAVKGMMPHSRLANAQLKRLRVYATGKEHNLEAQKPIKANI, encoded by the coding sequence ATGACTCAATATACAAATAAGACAATCATGCATCGTAAAGAAGATAGCCGGCCTACATGGTTTATTCTAGATGCAACAGGTAAAACTCTGGGACGCTTTGCTGCCGAGATTGCTAAAATACTTAGAGGTAAGCATAAACCCTCCTTTACTACTTATTCTGATGCAGGGGACGGTGTTATCGTTCTGAATGCTGATAAGATTCGGGTGACTGGTAACAAAGAAGCTCAAAAGGAGTATATTTCCTATACAGGCTATATGAGTGGTCTTCGTCGGACACCCTATCGTGTTATGAAAGCTCGTAAGCCTGAATATATCATTGAGCATGCTGTGAAAGGCATGATGCCGCATTCCCGTCTAGCTAACGCGCAGCTTAAGCGTTTACGCGTCTATGCGACAGGAAAAGAACATAATCTAGAAGCTCAAAAACCAATCAAAGCAAACATTTAA
- the miaB gene encoding tRNA (N6-isopentenyl adenosine(37)-C2)-methylthiotransferase MiaB: MRKLQSFFVRTYGCQMNELDSEIMVGLLEGRGLVRTEDENQADLLLFNTCSIRDLAERKVMGKLGKLGHSLQNNPIIGVTGCMANAKKESLFQKLPHIDFVLGTNNIHELNHVLDEVLASDKQIVRTDEQFQFELDYLSAKRDDKVKAYISIIRGCDKFCTYCVVPYTRGPEVSRSPENILEECRQLVSKGYKELILLGQNVNSYGKDQPEWQCRFHDLLYQIDKIPGLQRVRFMTSHPVDITKELMEAIRDLKTLCEFVHFPMQAGSNRILKKMHRIYTIEQYLEKVHMLREIVPNVTLGTDIIVGFPTETAEDFQQTYDLMKQIEFSVAFLFSYSPRKGTPAMRWKDDISEEVKQERLQQLLSLHDEIAAKQRQLLLNTEVEVLVEKHSSKDKTLLKGRTRCWKNVVFAGSEALIGSLQKVRVHGFNHQTLMGTLIASPEENSPIFSKATERNKLQIV; encoded by the coding sequence ATGCGTAAACTTCAAAGCTTTTTCGTGAGAACCTATGGATGTCAAATGAATGAACTTGACTCAGAAATTATGGTAGGCCTCCTTGAAGGGCGTGGCCTTGTGCGCACGGAAGATGAAAACCAGGCAGATCTATTACTCTTTAATACCTGCTCGATTAGAGATTTAGCAGAAAGGAAGGTCATGGGGAAGCTAGGAAAATTAGGACACTCCTTGCAAAACAATCCTATCATTGGTGTCACCGGCTGCATGGCCAATGCCAAAAAAGAGTCTCTTTTTCAAAAACTTCCCCATATTGACTTTGTGCTCGGCACGAATAACATCCATGAACTCAATCATGTGCTCGATGAAGTCTTAGCTAGTGATAAGCAAATCGTGCGCACAGACGAGCAATTTCAATTTGAGCTAGATTATCTAAGCGCCAAACGGGACGATAAAGTTAAAGCTTATATTTCCATTATCCGCGGTTGTGATAAATTTTGCACCTATTGTGTGGTCCCTTATACACGCGGCCCTGAAGTTTCACGCTCACCGGAAAACATTTTAGAGGAATGCCGCCAATTAGTGAGTAAAGGATATAAAGAACTCATCCTTTTAGGCCAAAATGTTAATAGCTATGGAAAAGACCAGCCAGAATGGCAGTGTCGCTTTCATGATTTACTTTATCAAATAGATAAAATCCCAGGTCTGCAACGTGTACGTTTCATGACAAGCCATCCTGTGGATATCACTAAAGAGTTGATGGAAGCTATTCGGGATCTGAAAACACTTTGCGAGTTTGTACATTTCCCTATGCAAGCAGGTTCTAACCGCATCCTAAAAAAAATGCATCGTATTTATACGATTGAGCAATATCTTGAGAAAGTCCACATGCTGCGAGAAATTGTGCCTAATGTCACTTTAGGCACAGATATTATTGTAGGCTTTCCTACTGAAACAGCAGAAGATTTTCAGCAAACCTATGATTTAATGAAGCAAATTGAGTTTTCGGTGGCTTTTCTTTTTTCCTATAGCCCACGAAAAGGAACGCCGGCGATGCGTTGGAAAGATGATATTAGCGAGGAGGTCAAGCAAGAACGCTTACAGCAACTTCTCAGCTTGCATGATGAGATAGCAGCTAAACAAAGACAACTCCTGCTAAATACAGAAGTCGAGGTATTGGTGGAAAAGCATAGTTCTAAAGATAAGACTTTACTGAAAGGGCGTACACGTTGTTGGAAAAACGTAGTTTTTGCTGGTAGCGAAGCTCTAATTGGCAGCCTACAAAAAGTACGCGTTCATGGATTTAATCACCAGACTCTAATGGGTACATTAATTGCTAGCCCAGAAGAAAATTCTCCAATTTTTTCTAAAGCGACGGAGCGTAACAAGTTGCAAATAGTCTAA
- the ligA gene encoding NAD-dependent DNA ligase LigA, with protein MNKHEYEELCKEIWQHNRHYYIEHNPVISDQEFDLLLKELEEAERLHPEWVTSSSPTQRVGEMLSGGFETATHEIPMLSLANTYSKDEIVDFIKRIQKLLGEQEPAFCTELKMDGIAVSVRYEKGIFVRGLTRGDGRKGEVITNNIRTIARLPLRLYGKNIPEVLEVRGEVFMPHEAFRRLNEERVKAEEPIWANPRNAAAGSLKLLDPRESSRRKLDIVFYGIANAHLHGLTSQYELHHYIKELGLPALYTYAKCHNIEEIWDYTEKVQVLRKQLPFDIDGVVIKLDALREWEFLGSTDKNPRWAIAYKFAAEQVATRIHAITVQVGRTGVLTPVAELEPVFLAGSTIARATLHNQEEVKRKDIRVGDLAIIEKGGDVIPKVVKIDLSKRVEGTLPWSMPSSCPSCGSKVVYVDGEVAVRCPNVSQCLEQQLKKLIYFAGKEALDIENLGEKVVEQLFNKGFVRNPSDIFCLTAEQLAQLDNFKAKSIHNLLTSIDKARKVSLARFIMSLGIKYVGSGTAEALAIKAGDIYHLMHMSFEDLLKIEGVGDKVASAVVDYFNDPKNRLEIEKLLANGLELQPMQAAAFKGHAFNGKTFVLTGTLKKYSRHEAAYIIKERGGKVTDSVSKKTNYVLAGESAGSKLEKAQKLNITILNEDQFESLL; from the coding sequence ATGAATAAGCACGAATACGAAGAGCTGTGCAAAGAGATTTGGCAGCACAATAGACATTACTACATTGAGCATAATCCTGTCATTTCCGATCAAGAATTTGATTTATTGTTAAAAGAATTGGAAGAAGCTGAGCGCCTTCATCCTGAATGGGTGACCTCTAGCTCTCCTACGCAGCGTGTGGGAGAAATGCTTAGCGGAGGATTTGAGACGGCTACCCATGAAATTCCTATGCTTTCTTTAGCTAATACCTATAGCAAAGATGAGATTGTGGATTTTATTAAACGCATTCAAAAGCTGCTAGGCGAGCAGGAACCCGCTTTTTGCACCGAGCTAAAAATGGATGGCATTGCTGTATCGGTGCGCTATGAAAAAGGTATTTTTGTGCGTGGTTTGACGCGGGGGGATGGACGTAAAGGAGAGGTGATTACTAACAATATTAGAACGATTGCCCGTTTGCCTTTGCGTTTGTATGGGAAAAACATCCCCGAGGTGTTGGAAGTGCGAGGTGAAGTATTTATGCCGCATGAAGCTTTTAGGCGTTTAAATGAAGAACGTGTAAAAGCGGAGGAGCCTATATGGGCTAATCCCCGTAATGCAGCTGCCGGTTCCTTAAAATTGTTGGATCCACGTGAGTCTTCTAGAAGAAAACTAGATATTGTATTTTATGGCATTGCTAACGCCCATCTCCATGGCTTAACTAGCCAATATGAGCTTCATCATTATATAAAAGAATTGGGCCTGCCTGCCTTATACACCTATGCTAAATGCCATAATATTGAGGAAATCTGGGATTATACAGAAAAAGTCCAGGTTTTGCGTAAACAGCTTCCCTTTGATATTGATGGGGTAGTCATTAAATTAGATGCTCTTCGCGAATGGGAGTTTTTAGGAAGTACTGATAAAAATCCACGATGGGCCATTGCCTATAAATTTGCAGCCGAACAAGTAGCCACGCGTATCCATGCTATTACTGTGCAAGTCGGCCGCACAGGAGTCTTAACGCCTGTAGCAGAATTAGAGCCTGTTTTTCTAGCTGGAAGTACGATTGCCCGCGCTACGTTGCATAACCAAGAAGAAGTCAAACGTAAAGACATCCGTGTTGGAGATCTTGCTATTATTGAAAAGGGAGGCGATGTTATCCCTAAGGTAGTAAAGATCGATTTATCCAAGCGTGTAGAAGGAACCCTCCCCTGGTCAATGCCTTCTTCTTGTCCTAGTTGTGGAAGTAAAGTTGTTTATGTAGATGGAGAGGTAGCTGTACGATGTCCTAACGTCTCTCAATGTTTGGAACAACAATTAAAAAAGCTCATTTACTTTGCTGGCAAAGAGGCTTTAGATATTGAAAATCTGGGAGAAAAGGTAGTTGAGCAGTTGTTTAATAAAGGATTTGTCCGCAATCCTTCCGATATTTTTTGTTTAACCGCCGAGCAGCTTGCCCAGCTGGATAATTTTAAAGCCAAATCTATCCACAATCTTTTAACAAGTATTGATAAAGCCCGCAAGGTAAGCTTGGCGCGCTTTATCATGTCTTTAGGCATCAAGTATGTGGGGAGCGGTACTGCTGAAGCTTTAGCTATTAAAGCAGGGGACATCTACCATCTTATGCATATGTCTTTTGAGGATCTATTAAAAATAGAAGGGGTGGGAGATAAAGTGGCTTCTGCTGTGGTGGATTATTTTAATGATCCTAAAAATCGCTTAGAGATAGAGAAGCTTCTAGCCAATGGCCTAGAGCTGCAACCGATGCAAGCTGCTGCTTTCAAGGGGCATGCGTTTAATGGTAAAACATTTGTCTTAACAGGCACATTAAAAAAATATTCACGCCATGAAGCTGCCTACATCATTAAAGAAAGAGGGGGAAAAGTGACAGATAGCGTCAGCAAAAAAACTAATTATGTTTTAGCCGGAGAGAGTGCTGGCTCTAAGTTAGAAAAGGCTCAAAAGCTTAACATCACTATCCTTAATGAAGATCAATTTGAGAGCCTTTTATGA
- the glgB gene encoding 1,4-alpha-glucan branching protein GlgB, with amino-acid sequence MHFDEYNPHHFLGLHKNKRGQKVVRLWRPGASEAYLQLFDKIVKAKCVHPAGLFEYRVPAHTSFKDYKVYHHNGLLDYDPYSFSPSLGDLDLYLFSRGVHYQLYNVMGGRLVNHQGMEGVRFCVWAPNAKSVAVVGDFNHWDGRCNLMRSLGSSGIWELFVPGLKEGLKYKFEIRSQGEDLHLKADPMALCGEMRPANASIIAHVDKFIWEDAKWMEKRQAEAAQPKPIHIYEVHLGSWKKKEGWRFMNYREIAPELASYCQEMGYTHVELLPIQEHPLDESWGYQVSGYYAVTSRFGSPEDFQWFVNYMHENNIGVILDWVPGHFPTDNFSLGRFDGTALYEHEDYKQGYHPHWNTYIFNFGRKEVVNFLIANALFWFDKMHVDGLRVDAVASMLYLDYGREEGQWIANQFGGNENLEAIEFMKHLNSIVHKNHPGVLMIAEESTSFPKVTHPVEEGGLGFDMKWNMGWMNDTLDYMAKDSIYRRHHHHNLTFGLLYAFSEKFILVLSHDEVVHGKRSLLSKMPGDMWQQFANLRLLLSYMMCQPGKKLLFMGGEIGQWNEWSSTGQIEWPLLQFPLHQGLKEMNKDLNHFYLQNRSLWERDNDPAGFEWVDFEDRHNSVICYLRKSLHDILLCVHNFTPNYYSDYRVNLKNLAAVEEVFNTDDVKYGGSGKLNINPEILIDSHGKAAALKIHLAPLSTMILRVNFW; translated from the coding sequence ATGCATTTTGACGAATACAATCCTCACCATTTTTTAGGTTTGCATAAAAATAAGCGAGGGCAAAAAGTTGTACGTTTATGGCGGCCGGGAGCCAGCGAAGCTTACTTACAATTATTTGATAAAATTGTTAAAGCTAAATGTGTCCATCCAGCCGGGCTCTTTGAATATCGAGTTCCTGCACATACTTCTTTTAAAGATTACAAGGTTTACCATCATAATGGCCTATTAGACTATGATCCTTATTCCTTTTCCCCCTCGCTTGGCGATTTAGATCTCTATCTTTTCAGTAGGGGAGTGCATTATCAGCTTTACAATGTGATGGGAGGGAGGCTTGTTAACCATCAGGGAATGGAAGGCGTTCGTTTTTGCGTGTGGGCTCCTAATGCCAAAAGTGTAGCGGTGGTGGGCGATTTTAACCATTGGGATGGCCGCTGCAACCTTATGCGTTCTTTAGGTAGCTCGGGTATATGGGAATTATTTGTGCCTGGATTAAAAGAAGGTTTAAAGTACAAGTTTGAAATCCGATCTCAAGGAGAGGATTTACATCTCAAAGCTGATCCCATGGCTCTCTGTGGTGAAATGCGGCCCGCTAATGCTTCTATTATAGCCCATGTGGATAAATTTATATGGGAAGATGCTAAATGGATGGAAAAACGTCAGGCAGAGGCCGCTCAGCCTAAACCTATTCATATCTACGAAGTCCATCTTGGTTCTTGGAAGAAAAAAGAGGGCTGGCGTTTTATGAATTATCGGGAGATAGCCCCAGAGCTTGCATCCTATTGCCAGGAGATGGGCTATACGCATGTGGAGCTTCTCCCTATCCAAGAGCATCCATTAGATGAATCGTGGGGATATCAAGTATCAGGATATTATGCAGTCACTAGTCGCTTTGGAAGCCCTGAAGATTTCCAATGGTTTGTCAACTATATGCACGAAAATAATATTGGCGTTATCTTGGATTGGGTGCCCGGGCATTTTCCCACAGATAATTTTTCTTTAGGACGGTTCGATGGTACAGCTCTTTACGAGCATGAAGATTACAAACAAGGCTATCATCCCCATTGGAATACCTACATCTTTAACTTTGGACGCAAGGAAGTTGTGAACTTTCTGATCGCTAACGCTCTTTTCTGGTTTGATAAGATGCACGTGGATGGCTTAAGAGTAGACGCCGTAGCTTCGATGCTCTACCTTGATTATGGTCGTGAGGAGGGACAGTGGATTGCCAATCAGTTTGGCGGAAATGAAAATTTAGAAGCGATTGAATTTATGAAACATCTTAATTCCATCGTGCATAAAAACCATCCAGGTGTGCTAATGATTGCTGAGGAATCTACCTCTTTTCCAAAAGTTACTCATCCTGTGGAAGAGGGAGGCTTAGGCTTCGATATGAAATGGAATATGGGATGGATGAATGATACCTTAGATTATATGGCTAAAGATTCTATTTATCGTCGCCATCACCATCATAATCTGACTTTTGGACTACTCTATGCCTTCAGCGAAAAATTTATTTTAGTTTTATCTCATGATGAGGTAGTCCACGGAAAGAGAAGTCTGCTAAGTAAAATGCCAGGGGACATGTGGCAACAGTTTGCTAATTTACGCTTATTACTGAGTTACATGATGTGTCAGCCAGGCAAAAAATTGCTTTTCATGGGAGGTGAGATTGGCCAGTGGAATGAATGGTCTAGTACAGGGCAAATTGAATGGCCACTGCTGCAATTTCCTCTTCATCAAGGCTTAAAAGAGATGAACAAAGATCTCAATCACTTCTACTTGCAAAATCGCAGTCTATGGGAAAGAGATAATGATCCGGCAGGATTTGAATGGGTAGATTTTGAAGATCGCCATAATAGTGTGATCTGCTATCTTCGTAAAAGCTTGCATGATATTCTACTTTGCGTACATAATTTCACACCTAATTATTACTCTGACTACCGAGTAAATTTAAAAAATTTAGCGGCAGTGGAAGAAGTTTTTAATACGGATGATGTAAAGTATGGCGGCTCCGGAAAGCTTAATATTAATCCAGAAATCTTGATTGATTCTCATGGAAAGGCTGCCGCCTTAAAAATCCATCTTGCTCCTTTATCTACGATGATCTTAAGAGTTAATTTTTGGTAG